In the Archangium lipolyticum genome, TTCTACTACCCGTACATGTTCCATGAACGGCCGTTCCAGATGGCCGACTTCGAGCAGATGCCCCGCTACCAGCCCAGGCCGTCGAGCGCCTCCCTGCCGATGTCACCGATGGTCGGGCTGCTGGTGCTGGCGGCACTCGTCTCCGGGGCCGCCGTCACCGGCGTGCGGACCCTGTCGTCGTCAGCGGCCCGGGAGTGAGCAGGCGGGGCCTGGTGATGATTACACATACGACGTGTAACGCGAGCGCCCCGTCGCATGTGCATAGGCGCCGCGCACCGTGGTCTCGATGGGGATGCCCTCCCGCTCGAAGAAGCCCTGTTCGGCCAGGTAGCGATGGACCGAGGGCAGGCGGTAGCAGGGGATGGCGGGATAGAGGTGGTGCTCCAGGTGGAAGTTGTTTCCCATGAAGAGCACCGTCATGAACTTCGAGGAGCACGTGCGGGCATCCCGGCCCTGTCCCACCCCCGTCCCCGCGTGCTCCACGTAGGGCCTTGGGCCGCTGAAGAAGAACCCCAGCACGTGCGGCAGCAGGATGCCCACCAGCCCCGCCAGCGGGCTCCGCACGGTGATGGTCACGTACACCGACAACCACAGCAGAGCGCAGGCGATGTTCACCCACGCGAGTGCCCGTAGCTCCGCGGGCCGGAACGGCACGACGTGGGGGAAGTCCAGCTCCCGGCCGAGGGCCACCTCGAGCAGGTTCCGCAGGAAGACGCGGTTCGCCCGAGCCCGCCCCAGGAGGAGCCGCCGCCCCAGCGTCTGGTAGCGCGAGAAGATGCGCCAATCCGGATCCTCGGGCCGGTTGGTGTACCGGTGGTGCACCCAGTGCGTCGGCCCCACGCCCACCTGGAAGAAGGACAGCACCATCGAGGAGAAGAAGATGCCCAGCAGGGCACTGATGTACCGGTTGCGGTGCAGGTTGAAGTGGAACCCCTCATGTCCCACCCACCCCAGCAGGTGGATCCCCTGCTGCGCCACGAGCAGGAGGGCCAGCACGCCGGGGATGCGCAGGGCCAGCGCCACCGGGCTCGATACGAGCTTCACGGCCAGCCACGCGGGAACGACGAACAGCCCCACCGCGTAGCCGATGCAGCTGGCCGCGCCCACGAGTGACGGGGTGTACAGCTCGCGCGGCAGGCGTGGAAGCGCCGGGGCCGTGTCGCTCATGGCCGGCCCTCCGTCCGCGGGTCCTGGCCGGCGCCTGCCTCCCCCGCGAGCACCTCCCCCACCCACCCCGCGATACGCGCCGCCACGGGCGCACCGTGGCGTACCCAGCGGAAGTGATCCAAGTGCGCCCCCCCGGCATCGGACTGCGTGAAGTGCCACCGCACCACCCGGGCCCGCGGCATCTTCCCGGACAGATGCTCCACCGCTGCCGGTGGCGCCAGCGAATCCCCATCCACGGAGATGGCCAGCACCGGCCGCTCCACCCGGGCGAGCAGCGCCTCGAAGTCCTGCGCGGCCCCGGAGAGCACGTAGCGCCCCCTTCTCGCCTGGCGCGCCCAGTCCTGTATCACCCGGACCGACTCGTTATCCGCGAACCGCAGCCTCCGCCCTGGGAAGTACCCCCACACCGCGGCGATGACCGCCGCGAGCTGCGTGCCGAGCAGCACCTTCACACCGCCCAGTGCCCCGTAGTTCCGGTAGTACACCGAAGAGGCCGCCACGAGGACGAGCCCTCGTACTCCCTCGCCCTCCAGGCCCAGGTAGAGCGAGCCGAGCTGCCCGCCCAGGCTGTGCCCCACCAGGAACAGGGGGCTGTCCTGGAAGGCCGCGCGCACCGCCCGCACCACCGCCCCCAGGTCCCGCGCCACCATCTCGTAGTAGCCGAAGTCCGTCCCCCGGCCCACGCGTACGGAACTCGCCCCGTGCCCGCGCAGGTCACTCGTGACGACGTGGAAACCCCGCCGGTGCAGCTCGAGCGCGAACGGCTCGTAGTACCGCGCTGGGACTCCCATCGCCGGCAGGCACAGGAGGACCGGTGCCCCCCTTCCCTCCTCCTGCTCGAAGATCTCCAGTTCCAGCCGCGTACCATCCTCCACCGGCACGACCTCGCTCCTGCGCACCACGTCGACCATCGAGCCCCCCCTTCCCTGGCTACTTCATCAGCTTCGGGTACTTGTCGATGTGCTTCGCGATGAACCGGGTCGCCTTGTTCACCTTGAAGCGATCCTCTCGATCGAAGTGGCTCTCCTTCTCCGAGATGACCTTCAGGAGGACCTTCCCCTGCAGGTTCAGCGAACGCTCCATGTAGTCCGTCTGCAGGTTGCCGTGCCAGATGACGCCCAGCTTGTTGACGACGTACCGGTCCTCCTGCTCCTCCACGCACCCCACCTCGATGTGCGAGCGCAGGACGTCCTCCACCTGCTCGAAGTGCTCCACGTCCGAGTAGCGGGCGAGCAGCTCCTTGGAGAGTTCCTTGTAACGCGGGAACATCACCATGATCCGGTCCAGCACTCCGCCCCGTCCGATGCTCTGCAGCGTCTGCGTGGACGCCCCGTACTGGTCGATGTTGTTCATCCAGACATCGACCTTGTCCGGGTTGATGGACACCATGTCCTTGATGTTGCCGCGCGCCGCGCAGCCGATGCCGATGATGTCCTGCCGCGCGCAGTGCGCCGTCTGGTACATGCTGCGCTGGGGCTTGCGCGAGTACGTCTCGGCGATGGTGTTGTGGTAGCCGTTCTCCAGCAGGTAGTCATACAGGTGCTCGCGCATCCGCAGGAGCTGCCAGATGCTCCCCGGCTGTGGCACCCGCCCGTCGAGGATGAGCTTGTGCAGCGGCCGGTACGGCAGGTACACCGTCCCGAATGCGTCGATCTCGTCCGGCCGGTAGTGCGCCACCAGCGTCGCCAGCTCCTCCTGGAAGCCCACCAGCGACTGCCCCGGCAGGTCATACATGAGGTCGACGCAGCGGTCGCCCTTGTACCCCAGCTTCTCCAGCCCCTCGAACACCGCGTCCACGTCGCTCGGAGAGTCCCACCGGCCTATCTTCTTGTGGATCTCCGGGTTGAGCGTCTCGATGCCGAACGTCACGCGGTCGAAGCCGTAGTCGTGGATGACCTTCAGCAGGTCCGGCTTGCGCAGCGTGCGCGGCTCGCCCGTGAAAGTCTTCTCGATGGTGTCGAACCCCGGCACGACCTTCGCCAGGTGCCCGAACAGCCGCTCCACCGCCGAGACCGGGAGCGTGGAGGGGCTTCCCCCCCCAATGTAGATGGCCGTGAACCTCCGCGCCTGCACGTAGGGGAGCGACAGGTAGTAGTCGATCTCCTTGAGGAGGTAGTCCGTGTATCGCTGTAGCCGCTCCTCGTCCTGCCAGGGATAGTGGTTCTTGTTGAAGTTGCAGTAATGGCAGAACGACTGACAGTACGGCACGTGGATGTACATCATCAGCTCGTCGTTCAGCGCCCCCCCCGGGTCCCGCAGCGAGCGCAGGTTCTCGTCCACCTGCTCGCGCGAGACCCGATCCCAATCCATCGTGGCGAAGTTGGGCATGATGTAGTGGGAGATCGCCAGGAGCTTCTTGAACGGCACTTCATGGCTGGCCTCCGGCCCCAGATAGTATTTCCGCATCCGTCCTCTCCTTTGCTTGCACTCGTCAGGTGGGGCGCCAGCGCAGCTCACTGGCTCCTCAGCATCCGCCCCGCGGATTCCTTCGCCGCGCGGAAGCAGGCCTCGATGGAGGAGCCCCGCAGGTAGTCCCCGGCGAGCTGGAGGCCGCGGAGCCTCCCCAGGCCAGCATCCAGCTCGCGCCGCAGGCGGGCATGGTGGGGCGAGTAGGCGCACAATCCCGGCTCGAAGCGCCGCGCGACGTAGGCCACCCGCTCGGCGGGGTGGACGGGGAAGTGGCGGCCGAGCAGCTCCTCCCCCGCGCGCAGCAGCGCCTCCGCGTCCGCCCCGGCCTCCAGGGCCCGGCGTGCGGTGCGCCCGCTGAACGTGTAGCGCACCACGTCCAGGGCGTTGATGCCGTATGCCCCCGCGTTGCTCAGCGGGTGCTCCGGGCCGAAGACGAGCGCGCGGGTGGAGTGGGAGAAGACCTCCCGCGCGTACCGGGCCACCACCACCAGCACCGGGAAGTAGCGCACGTGGCCGAGAGCCTGGGCCAGACCCGGCTCGTGCGGAGCCAGCAGCGCGGCGCTGGTGTGCGCGGGCATGGCGAGCACCACCCCATCACACGTGCGCTCCTCGCGGGCGCCCCCAGGCCCCTCCAGCTCCAGGGCCGCTACGCGCCCGCCCCGCACCACCAGCCCTCGGGCGCGAGTGCCTCGCGTCACCCGCACAGTCTTCGCGAAGCGATCGAAGAGGGCCCGCATGCCGCGCTTCGGCTGCTCGTACGTGTCCAGCAGCATCCGGAGGTTGGTGCCAACGTTGCCGGGGAAGACCTCGTCCGGCTCGGCGCCATTCATCCGGACCACCATGGGGCGGAGCACGGCCTCGCTGAAGGCCTCGCTGAAGTACGCGCTCAGCGGGCGATCATCCCGGCGCTCGCCGAGGACATCGAAGCGGACGGAGCCCAGGTAGCCATTCTCCGGGAGAGAGACCGCGCGCGCGCAGAGCGTGGCGAAGCGGAGCAGGTCCGAGGGAGGACCGGCCCGCATCAGCTCCCGCACACTGCTCCACCGGCGCGAGCTGTCCACGGTCATCAACCGGCCGTTGGGCCGCACGCGCGAGGAGTTGATGCCGAATGGCTCGAAGTCCGTCTCCCCCATCTTCCGCGCGAACTCGCGGAAGAGGTGGTAGCGCCGGCCGATGTTCTTGCCCCCCAGCTCGATGGGCTGGCCGTCGAGCAGCGCTGGCGCCACGCGCCCGCCCAGCGTGTCCTCCTGCTCGACGAGCTCCACCTCGGCCCCTTCCTGCCGGAGATAGTGTGCCGCGGCGATGCCGGATACTCCGCCCCCCACCACCACATAGCGCTTCGTCATGGGCTTCACTCCGCGGCGGGGGCCGTCATCGGGAGGGAAGCGGCCGGCCCATCCTCCGGCCGCAGCCGGCGCCGGAGCCGCTCCAGGGTCCGCCGGTCGTACACGCTCCAGCTCCCCTCCATCGAGCCGAGGAGCTCGCCCCGCTGGATGAAGAGCCCCGCCTGGCGCATCGACATGAGGCGCCCCCGCCGGTACACCTTCTCGCGCACGGCCGAGTACACGAAGACGGGCTCGCCCAGCTCCGCGAAACGGCGGAAGCGGGCATTCACGTCGTTGAGCACGAACATGGCGTCCAGCGGTACCCCGTAGAACAGGTGCGTCACCGCCAGCCCGAGCTGCCGACCTGCCTCCATGAGCATCATCCCCGGGACGTGGTCCTGCGGGTGCTCGAAGTGGTACGGGTGGGTCGGGTCGAAGATGAGCTGCGCCGCGAGCTCGTCT is a window encoding:
- a CDS encoding fatty acid desaturase family protein, with protein sequence MSDTAPALPRLPRELYTPSLVGAASCIGYAVGLFVVPAWLAVKLVSSPVALALRIPGVLALLLVAQQGIHLLGWVGHEGFHFNLHRNRYISALLGIFFSSMVLSFFQVGVGPTHWVHHRYTNRPEDPDWRIFSRYQTLGRRLLLGRARANRVFLRNLLEVALGRELDFPHVVPFRPAELRALAWVNIACALLWLSVYVTITVRSPLAGLVGILLPHVLGFFFSGPRPYVEHAGTGVGQGRDARTCSSKFMTVLFMGNNFHLEHHLYPAIPCYRLPSVHRYLAEQGFFEREGIPIETTVRGAYAHATGRSRYTSYV
- a CDS encoding alpha/beta hydrolase family protein; its protein translation is MVDVVRRSEVVPVEDGTRLELEIFEQEEGRGAPVLLCLPAMGVPARYYEPFALELHRRGFHVVTSDLRGHGASSVRVGRGTDFGYYEMVARDLGAVVRAVRAAFQDSPLFLVGHSLGGQLGSLYLGLEGEGVRGLVLVAASSVYYRNYGALGGVKVLLGTQLAAVIAAVWGYFPGRRLRFADNESVRVIQDWARQARRGRYVLSGAAQDFEALLARVERPVLAISVDGDSLAPPAAVEHLSGKMPRARVVRWHFTQSDAGGAHLDHFRWVRHGAPVAARIAGWVGEVLAGEAGAGQDPRTEGRP
- a CDS encoding coproporphyrinogen-III oxidase family protein, giving the protein MRKYYLGPEASHEVPFKKLLAISHYIMPNFATMDWDRVSREQVDENLRSLRDPGGALNDELMMYIHVPYCQSFCHYCNFNKNHYPWQDEERLQRYTDYLLKEIDYYLSLPYVQARRFTAIYIGGGSPSTLPVSAVERLFGHLAKVVPGFDTIEKTFTGEPRTLRKPDLLKVIHDYGFDRVTFGIETLNPEIHKKIGRWDSPSDVDAVFEGLEKLGYKGDRCVDLMYDLPGQSLVGFQEELATLVAHYRPDEIDAFGTVYLPYRPLHKLILDGRVPQPGSIWQLLRMREHLYDYLLENGYHNTIAETYSRKPQRSMYQTAHCARQDIIGIGCAARGNIKDMVSINPDKVDVWMNNIDQYGASTQTLQSIGRGGVLDRIMVMFPRYKELSKELLARYSDVEHFEQVEDVLRSHIEVGCVEEQEDRYVVNKLGVIWHGNLQTDYMERSLNLQGKVLLKVISEKESHFDREDRFKVNKATRFIAKHIDKYPKLMK
- a CDS encoding FAD-dependent oxidoreductase, whose protein sequence is MTKRYVVVGGGVSGIAAAHYLRQEGAEVELVEQEDTLGGRVAPALLDGQPIELGGKNIGRRYHLFREFARKMGETDFEPFGINSSRVRPNGRLMTVDSSRRWSSVRELMRAGPPSDLLRFATLCARAVSLPENGYLGSVRFDVLGERRDDRPLSAYFSEAFSEAVLRPMVVRMNGAEPDEVFPGNVGTNLRMLLDTYEQPKRGMRALFDRFAKTVRVTRGTRARGLVVRGGRVAALELEGPGGAREERTCDGVVLAMPAHTSAALLAPHEPGLAQALGHVRYFPVLVVVARYAREVFSHSTRALVFGPEHPLSNAGAYGINALDVVRYTFSGRTARRALEAGADAEALLRAGEELLGRHFPVHPAERVAYVARRFEPGLCAYSPHHARLRRELDAGLGRLRGLQLAGDYLRGSSIEACFRAAKESAGRMLRSQ
- a CDS encoding AfsA-related hotdog domain-containing protein; its protein translation is MQEAMIIGDGVDGRDAPGVLDAVPAGVLEKLTEWVETFDPSARLQIPQHLVHKRDPRNVFIARLERVSEARPDELAAQLIFDPTHPYHFEHPQDHVPGMMLMEAGRQLGLAVTHLFYGVPLDAMFVLNDVNARFRRFAELGEPVFVYSAVREKVYRRGRLMSMRQAGLFIQRGELLGSMEGSWSVYDRRTLERLRRRLRPEDGPAASLPMTAPAAE